In a genomic window of Helianthus annuus cultivar XRQ/B chromosome 10, HanXRQr2.0-SUNRISE, whole genome shotgun sequence:
- the LOC110882113 gene encoding transcription factor mef2A-like, which translates to MANATTWDDFKELMREEYYPRDEVRKLENEYYDLKMEGFEIEVYTKRSHELAILCPNLSRPPHRRIELYLKGLAPAVKGYVTAANLNNLPQIIRLAPKITDQECGSEGNFKKDCPQLNQNANNNNGGNRQNNNNARNNNNGNNGGNGARGRAFTIGAGDARNDGNVVTDTFSVNGIIASVADILYKEKIVCVPLLGGESLSVQGHRSGATVNIISSMKAQKCLRKGYPGILALVTDTFSKEKKIEDLPVVREFPDVFPEELPGLPPHRQVEFQIDLTPGAAPIARAPYRLAPGELQELSNQLQELLDRGRVVQWFRTGPNRTKPEPNRNR; encoded by the exons ATGGCTAATGCAACGACTTGGGATGATTTTAAGGAGTTGATGCGGGAAGAGTACTATCCTCGTGATGAGGTTCGGAAGCTAGAGAACGAGTACTACGATTTGAAGATGGAAGGATTCGAGATCGAGGTTTACACGAAACGATCTCATGAACTAGCAATTTTGTGCCCTAACCTGTCTCGACCTCCACATCgacgaattgagttgtatctcaagggcttagcaccagctgtAAAGGGGTATGTCACTGCTGCAAACCTTAACAATCTACCTCAGATCATCCGTTTAGCACCCAAGATCACTGACCAAGAG TGCGGCAGTGAAGGgaacttcaagaaggattgcccacAATTGAACCAAAatgccaacaacaacaatgggggtaaccgccagaacaacaacaatgctaGGAATAATAACAATGGGAATAACGGTGGGAATGGCGCTCGCGGTAGGGCGTTCACTATTGGGGCAGGCGATGCAAGGAACGATGGCAATGTCGTGACCGATACGTTCTCTGTTAATGGTAttattgcttctgt AGCAGACATACTTTACAAGGAGAAGATCGTGTGTGTACCACTCCTTGGCGGGGAATCGTTATCTGTTCAGGGTCATCGAAGCGGTGCAACCGTCAACATCATTTCATCCATGAAAGcccagaaatgtttgcgaaagggctaCCCTGGTATtctagcacttgttactgacACCTTTTCTAAAGAGAAGAAAATCGAAGATCTACCAGTCGTTCGAGAGtttcctgatgtttttcccgagGAACTTCCAGGCTTACCTCCGCATCGTCAAGTGGAATTCCAAATTGATCTTACACCAGGAGCAGCTCCGAttgctcgcgcaccatatcgtcttgcacctggGGAGTTGCAAGAGTTGTCAAACCAACTTCAAGAACTGTTGGATAGGGGTAGGGTTGTGCAATGGTTCAGAACCGGaccgaaccgaaccaaaccgGAACCGAATCGAAACCGTTAA